DNA sequence from the Streptomyces canus genome:
GAGATTGCACGCGAAGAGAGGCTCCAGCTCCACGATCAGCGGGAACTTGTCCCGCTTGCGGAGCTTTTGTTCGGCCAAGTATGTAGCGACCTTGATGGACTGGCGCAGCGGCATGGCCATCTGGCTCACCTCCTGGGGAGCAGCAAGGAACGGTGCCATTCATGGAAAGCTGGAAGAACGGAACGAAGGACGCGGAAGGCTGATATTCCACCGCGTACCGTGCCGATCCGGACGAGTTCATGTTGTGGAGCATCCACGACCACCCGGACGGCCGCAACAGGGTGCTCGCCGGCGCGCACGGCGCTCAGGAGCGTGGCCGCGGACTCCATGTCGACCGCGATCGCACCGGTCGCGAGCAGATCCGACCGCTCGTGACCGCGGACGACGTGATCGGAGCCGGTGAGCGGTCCGGTGTGCACGGTACGTCCCGGTACGGCCCGTACGAGCTCCTTGACCAGTAGGTCGGTCTCCACACAGGGAACGGTTCCGTCCGGATCCCGGGTCTCCTCGGCGACCACCAGATCGCCGGGGTGCATCCCGGGGGCGAGCCCCGCGCAGAAGCCGGTGGCCAGGACGGCGGCCCCGGCGAGCGCGGGGTCGGCCAGGCGCCGGGTGACGGACCGTTCCGCCGCCTTGGGGCCCATGCCCGTCCTGAGCAGGGTGACCGGCCCGCCGGCCCCGCCGCGGTCGCCGGTGCGCAGGGCGAGGTGCTCGATGCCGAGAGCGCAGGCGATCAGCAGCGGGGCGGTGGCGGGCTGGGTGCTCATCAGGGGGCCTCGGTCCGGGAGAACGGTTCTCCGTGGACGTACCGGCCCAGGGCGGTGAGCGGGAAGACCTGTCGGTAGAGGTGGTAGTTGATGGAGAAGTCCGAGGGGAAACCGGTGCCGGTGAAGTAGGGCTCGTCCCAGGAGCCGTCCTCGCGCTGGGTGCTCGCGAGCCACTCGATGCCGCGCTCGACGGCCTTGGAGTCCTTCTCCTCCGCGGCCAGCAGCGCCATCAGCGCCCAGGCCGTCTGCGAGGCCGTGGAGGCGCCACGGCCGCTCCACTCCTTGACGTACTTGTAGGAGCGCAGGTCCTCGCCCCAGCCACCGTCGTCGTTCTGCACCTTCTCCAGCCAGGCCACCGCCCGCCGGATCGCCGGGTGCGAGGCGGGCAGACCGGCGGCGGTCAGCGCGGGCACCACCGACCCGGTGCCGTAGACGTAGTTGACGCCCCAGCGTCCGAACCACGAACCGTCCGGCTCCTGTTCGGCGAGCAGCCACTCGATGCCGCGCCGGGTGCGCGGGTCGTGGGAGAGCCCCTCGAACGCGAGCATCTCCACCACGTGCGCGGTGACGTCGGCTGACGGCGGGTCGATGACCTCGCCGAAGTCGCAGAACGGCAGCCGGTTGGGGAACGGGCTGGTGTTGTCGACGTCGAAGGCGCCCCAGGCGCCGTTCTTCGACTGCATCCCGAGGTTCCAGCGCACTCCGCGTCCGATGGCCTTCTCCACCCGCTCGGGGTCGTGGTGCCTGACCCGGCGCAGGGCGAGGACGACCTCGGCGGTGTCGTCGATGTCGGGGTAGTTGTCGTTGTGGAACTCGAACGCCCATCCACCCGGCGGGAGTTGCGGTCTTTTGACGGCCCAGTCGCCGGGCCGGACGATCTCCTCGCCGAGCATCCAGTCCGCGGCCTTGACGAGCTGCGGGTGATCGGCGGGCACACCCGCGTCGGCGAGCGCGATGGTGGCGAGGCAGGTGTCCCACACCGGCGACTGGCAGGCCTCGATCATCCGGGACCCGTCCTCGCGCCAGATGGCGAAGCGGTCCAGGGACTCCAACCCGGCCCGCATGACCGGGTGTTCGAGGTCGTAGCCGAGCAGGTGCAGCGCGATCACCGAATAGACGGCCGGGGGCTGGATACCGCCCCAGCAGCCGTCGTTCTCCTGCCGCTCGATGATCCAGCGGGCCGCGCTGTTCATCGCGGCTCTGCGCAGTCGGCGCGGGGCGACCTTGCGCAGCTGGTGCAGCGCCTTGTCGAGACGCTGGAAGGCGCCGTCCCAGCTCGCCACCGGGGCGAGGGGCTTGGCCGGGTTCGGGTCGGCCGGGTCGATGTGCAGCTCGTCGAGCGGGAAGGGTGCGGGCCGGACCGGGCGCTTCGCGGAGACGATCGTCAGCGGGACGATGGTCTGGCGGGCCCAGCAGCCGAAGTCGTAGATGTTGAGCGGCATCCACCGGGGGAAGTAGATGAGCTCCGGCGGGAGTTCGGGCAGGTCCTCCCACTTCCACCAGCCGAACAGGGCGAGCCAGATCCGGGTGAACACCCGGGCCGCGGCGATACCGCCCTGAGCGCGGATCCAGGCGGAGGCCTTCGCCATGTGCGGGGCGTCGGGCGCGTCGCCGTCCAGGCGCAGAGCGACGTACGCCTCGATGGTGGTGGAGAGTTCGCCGGGCCCGCCGTAGAAGCCGGCCCAGGCGCCGTCCTCGCGCTGCTCGCCGCGGATGAACTGGGCGGCGGCACGGGTGGTCGACTCGTCGCGGATGCCCAGGAACTGTCGGAGCAGCAGGTCCTCGGCGTCCATCGTGACGTTGGTCTCGAGGTCGCCCTTCCACCAGCCCTCGGCGTCCTGCCGGGCGAGCAGGTGCTCGGTGGCGCGCTGTACGGCACGTACGGCGGCTTCTTGTATCCCGGCCGCCACGGGGGTGTCGAGGTGGGTTTCGCTGGCCGCGGCAGCGCGGGGCGGCAGGGCCCCGGTGCTTCCGTCGGTCGTCGCTGTCATGGCTTCCCCTTCGTGCAGTGTGCAATGTGGTGCTCTGCTGTGGGTCCGCCGTCGGCCGGTGCTTTTCCTTTCCTCGCAGCACCGGCCGGCGACTACGCGAGGGCTATTCGACCGATAGTGATCATCTCTTTCGTACGACGACGAAGTCGGCGAGCGCCGTGAACCGGTCCCGCACCCGGTCGGGCATGTCGATGGCGTTCAGGGCCTCGATGGCGACGGTGTGCTGACGGCGGGCCTCCGCCGCCGTCCACTCGCGGCCTCCGGCCTCCTCGATGAGGGCGGCGCGGGCCGCGAACTCCGCCTCGGAGAAGTTCTCGAAATCGCTGCTCTTGGCGTCGGCGGCGAGCATCTCTCCGAGCCGCTCGGAGGCGGCACCGCCCGCCGCGAGCGCGGCCACGACCGGCAGGGACTTCTTGCGCTGGCGCAGATCGCTCCAGGTCTGCTTGCCGGTGGAGACCGGGTCGCCCCAGATGCCGAGGAGGTCGTCGACGGCCTGGAAGGCGAGGCCGAGGTGGTAGCCGTACTTCTCCAGGGTGTCGGCGGTGCGGTCGTCGGCGCCGCCGAGCACCGCGCCGATGGAGGAGGCGCAGGCGAGCAGGGCGCCGGTCTTGTTGCCCTCCATCTCCAGGCACTCCTCGACGCTGACGCGGTCGCGGTGCTCGTAGGAGATGTCCTGGGCCTGGCCGTCGATCAGGGCGCGGGTGGCGGTGGTCAGACGGCGGGTGGCGCGGCCGGCCTCGGCCGTGCCGAGCTCGAGCAGCACCTCGTTGGCCAGGGCGAACAGGGCGTCGCCGACCAGGATGGCCTGGGCGGGGCCGTGCACCTTCCACACGGTGTCGCGGTGGCGGCGCTGCTCGTCGCCGTCCATCAGGTCGTCGTGCAGCAGAGAGAAGTTGTGGACCAGTTCGACGGCGACGGCGCCGGGGATGCCGGTCTCGGGCGGGGCGCCGGTGACCTCGGCCGAGAGCACCGCGAGAGCGGGGCGCACGGCCTTGCCGCCGTCTCCGTCCGCGGGGTTGCCCTGGGCGTCGATCCAGCCGAAGTGGTAGGCGGAAACGGTGTCCATCGGGGGTGCCAGGCGGTCGACGGCCGCCTTCAGCTCCGGTGTGGCCAGGGTCCGGCCGCGCTCGAGGAGCGCGGTCACGTCCACCGCGGTCCTCGCAGCGGCTGTCTCTGCCGGGGGCACAGTGGGCACAGTCTCTCCTCTTGTTGCGGTACCGGAGGTGCTGGGGCCTGACGCGCCGTGCTGATCGAGCATCACGCGGCCTCCTCGAACTCGAAGAGGCGGGCGGGGCGGGGCCGGCCCAGGGCAGCGAGGGCGGCATCCGCCGCACTCACACCGCTGCGGACCGCACTCTCCATGGTCGCGGGCCACCCTGTGGCGGTCCACGCGCCGGCCAGGTAGAGGCCGGGGGCTTTCGTACGGGCGCCGGGCCGCAGCCGTCCGACGCCGGGGGCCGGGGCGAACGTCGCCGTGCGCTCCCGGGTCACGAAGAAGTCCTTCACCTCGGCGCCGCGCGCGAGCGGAAGAAGCCGCTCCAGCTCGGGCAGATAGCGCTCGCGCAGCGCGGCCACCGGCTCGTCGATCTCGTGGTGCGCGGCCGACTGGGACAGGGCGAGGTACTGGCCCTCGCGCAGCCCGGAGGCGTCGGTGCGGTCGAAGACCCACTGCACCGGAGTGCCGAGGGCCGCGAAGAACGGCTTGTCGAGCACCTTGCGGTCGTAGACGACATGGACGTTGAGGATCGGCGCGGTGCCGATCTCCCGAAGATTTTCCGGGACGTCCAGCGCGCCCTTCGGCAGCAGGTCACACGCCTCGTTCTGGGCCACGGCGAGGACGACCGCGTCGGCGCGGAGCGTCTCCCCGGGAACCTGAACGCTCCAAGTGCCGTTCTCGTCAGTAGAGATGGAGGTGACGCGTGTACGGACCTCGGTACGCACGCCCGCGGAGTCGAGCGCCTTGCGGGCGAGCCGGTCATGCAGGTCACCGAGCGGGACGTGCGCCCAGCCGATGTCGGCCGCGCCCGGGTCGGACAGCAGACCGGTCTTGAACACCATCGCGGCGAGCCCCAGCGAGGCGTCGCCCGCGACCGCGTTGAGGGTGGCGACCCCGACCAGGTCCCACAGGGCCTCGACGGCACGCGCCGACTGACCGTGCGCGGTCAGCCAGCTGCCGAAGTCCTGTGCGTCCAGGCTCGGATCGGCGAGGTCGAGCCCCTTGAGCGCGAGCGCGGCACGCCCCACCCTGGCCCGCTCGGCGAGCGAGAGATGCGGATAGGTCGCGAGGCTGCGCCCCAGATGCAGGGGCACCGGCAGCGCGTCACGCCGGAGTCTGCCGAGCCGTCTGCCTTCGGGCCGGGCCACGTCGAGTACGGGCACGTCGAGCCGGTCCTGCAGTGGCGCCAGCGCCGTTCCCTCGATGCGGTCGAGGAACCAGCGGTAGGCGGTGCAGCAGCGCAGGTAGACGTGCTGCCCGTTGTCGACGGTCAGTTCGCCGCGCTGGAAGG
Encoded proteins:
- a CDS encoding polyprenyl synthetase family protein, whose protein sequence is MPPAETAAARTAVDVTALLERGRTLATPELKAAVDRLAPPMDTVSAYHFGWIDAQGNPADGDGGKAVRPALAVLSAEVTGAPPETGIPGAVAVELVHNFSLLHDDLMDGDEQRRHRDTVWKVHGPAQAILVGDALFALANEVLLELGTAEAGRATRRLTTATRALIDGQAQDISYEHRDRVSVEECLEMEGNKTGALLACASSIGAVLGGADDRTADTLEKYGYHLGLAFQAVDDLLGIWGDPVSTGKQTWSDLRQRKKSLPVVAALAAGGAASERLGEMLAADAKSSDFENFSEAEFAARAALIEEAGGREWTAAEARRQHTVAIEALNAIDMPDRVRDRFTALADFVVVRKR
- a CDS encoding phosphorylase family protein → MSTQPATAPLLIACALGIEHLALRTGDRGGAGGPVTLLRTGMGPKAAERSVTRRLADPALAGAAVLATGFCAGLAPGMHPGDLVVAEETRDPDGTVPCVETDLLVKELVRAVPGRTVHTGPLTGSDHVVRGHERSDLLATGAIAVDMESAATLLSAVRAGEHPVAAVRVVVDAPQHELVRIGTVRGGISAFRVLRSVLPAFHEWHRSLLLPRR
- the shc gene encoding squalene--hopene cyclase; amino-acid sequence: MTATTDGSTGALPPRAAAASETHLDTPVAAGIQEAAVRAVQRATEHLLARQDAEGWWKGDLETNVTMDAEDLLLRQFLGIRDESTTRAAAQFIRGEQREDGAWAGFYGGPGELSTTIEAYVALRLDGDAPDAPHMAKASAWIRAQGGIAAARVFTRIWLALFGWWKWEDLPELPPELIYFPRWMPLNIYDFGCWARQTIVPLTIVSAKRPVRPAPFPLDELHIDPADPNPAKPLAPVASWDGAFQRLDKALHQLRKVAPRRLRRAAMNSAARWIIERQENDGCWGGIQPPAVYSVIALHLLGYDLEHPVMRAGLESLDRFAIWREDGSRMIEACQSPVWDTCLATIALADAGVPADHPQLVKAADWMLGEEIVRPGDWAVKRPQLPPGGWAFEFHNDNYPDIDDTAEVVLALRRVRHHDPERVEKAIGRGVRWNLGMQSKNGAWGAFDVDNTSPFPNRLPFCDFGEVIDPPSADVTAHVVEMLAFEGLSHDPRTRRGIEWLLAEQEPDGSWFGRWGVNYVYGTGSVVPALTAAGLPASHPAIRRAVAWLEKVQNDDGGWGEDLRSYKYVKEWSGRGASTASQTAWALMALLAAEEKDSKAVERGIEWLASTQREDGSWDEPYFTGTGFPSDFSINYHLYRQVFPLTALGRYVHGEPFSRTEAP
- the hpnE gene encoding hydroxysqualene dehydroxylase HpnE; the encoded protein is MTDGQQSGRDAVVIGGGLAGITTALALADAGVRVTLLEGRPRLGGLAFSFQRGELTVDNGQHVYLRCCTAYRWFLDRIEGTALAPLQDRLDVPVLDVARPEGRRLGRLRRDALPVPLHLGRSLATYPHLSLAERARVGRAALALKGLDLADPSLDAQDFGSWLTAHGQSARAVEALWDLVGVATLNAVAGDASLGLAAMVFKTGLLSDPGAADIGWAHVPLGDLHDRLARKALDSAGVRTEVRTRVTSISTDENGTWSVQVPGETLRADAVVLAVAQNEACDLLPKGALDVPENLREIGTAPILNVHVVYDRKVLDKPFFAALGTPVQWVFDRTDASGLREGQYLALSQSAAHHEIDEPVAALRERYLPELERLLPLARGAEVKDFFVTRERTATFAPAPGVGRLRPGARTKAPGLYLAGAWTATGWPATMESAVRSGVSAADAALAALGRPRPARLFEFEEAA